One stretch of Chiloscyllium plagiosum isolate BGI_BamShark_2017 chromosome 17, ASM401019v2, whole genome shotgun sequence DNA includes these proteins:
- the rrad gene encoding GTP-binding protein RAD, which yields MTLNKTDRSRALERRRGSTPLHAHRRSMPVDERELCASLQAGTLSNLVRCTSYNPGQASQASHSSESLSSSGSDSDSSLYKVVLLGEHRVGKSSLARIFGGLEESEPQETEGRGDTFDRSMVVDGEEANLLLFDIWEQDDTNWIREHCMKLGDAYIIVYSVTDRASFEKASELRIQLRRARQAEDIPIILVGNKSDLVRSREVSVEEGRSCAVVFNCKFIETSAALHHNVRDLFEGIIRQIRLRRDSKEANERRLASAKRRESIGQRAKRFLSRIAARNNKKMAFKQKSKSCHDLSVL from the exons ATGACTCTAAACAAGACGGACAGGAGCCGGGCACTGGAGCGGAGACGGGGCAGTACCCCTCTACATGCCCACCGCCGGAGTATGCCAGTGGATGAGCGAGAGCTGTGTGCCTCTCTGCAAGCAGGCACCTTATCCAACCTGGTCCGCTGTACCTCCTACAACCCGGGCCAGGCCTCCCAGGCGTCCCACTCCTCTGAGTCCCTCAGCTCCAGCGGCAGCGACTCCGACAGCAGCCTGTACAAGGTGGTGCTGCTGGGCGAACACCGAGTGGGCAAGAGCAGCCTGGCCCGGATATTCGGGGGGCTGGAGGAAAGCGAGCCCCAGGAGACTGAAGGAAgag GAGACACGTTCGACAGATCGATGGTGGTGGATGGTGAAGAAGCAAACCTTTTGTTGTTTGATATCTGGGAGCAG GATGACACCAACTGGATCCGTGAGCACTGTATGAAGCTGGGAGATGCCTATATCATCGTGTATTCAGTGACTGACCGAGCCAGCTTTGAGAAGGCCTCAGAACTGAGGATCCAGCTGAGGAGGGCGAGACAGGCAGAGGACATCCCAATTATCCTGGTCGGGAACAAAAGTGACTTGGTTCGGTCCAGAGAGGTGTCTGTGGAAG AGGGGAGATCCTGTGCTGTGGTTTTCAACTGCAAATTCATCGAGACCTCAGCTGCTCTCCACCACAACGTCCGGGATCTCTTTGAGGGTATCATCCGGCAGATTCGGCTGCGCAGGGACAGCAAGGAAGCCAACGAGAGGCGACTGGCGAGTGCCAAGAGGCGGGAGAGCATCGGTCAGAGGGCCAAACGATTCCTCAGCCGCATCGCAGCCAGAAACAACAAGAAGATGGCCTTCAAACAGAAGTCCAAGTCCTGCCACGATCTGTCTGTCCTCTGA